In Gasterosteus aculeatus chromosome 15, fGasAcu3.hap1.1, whole genome shotgun sequence, a single genomic region encodes these proteins:
- the bmf1 gene encoding BCL2 modifying factor 1, with amino-acid sequence MDDEEDDVFEPDPDCWRTAFREVKCQDRGTQTPGPAPAPDNGMLPCGVAEEPRQLFYGNAAFRLHFPANFELVGDQEARPRGAGGQRGGMERPPRQQPAGRSVEACIGQKLQLIGDQFHRQHLQLYHRNQRNRGGAWWRLAVALLSALFDRGFVARGGGAGRR; translated from the exons AtggacgacgaggaggacgatGTGTTTGAGCCGGACCCCGACTGCTGGCGCACCGCATTCAGGGAGGTAAAGTGCCAGGACCGGGGCACGCAGACACCCGGCCCCGCCCCGGCACCCGACAACGGCATGCTGCCCTGTGGGGTCGCGGAGGAGCCCAGACAACTCTTCTACG GCAACGCGGCTTTCCGACTGCACTTCCCGGCCAACTTCGAGCTCGTCGGGGATCAGGAAGCGCGGCCGCGAGGGGCCGGAGGGCAGCGCGGCGGGATGGAGCGGCCGCCGCGCCAGCAGCCCGCGGGCCGCAGCGTGGAGGCGTGCATCGGCCAGAAGCTCCAGCTGATCGGAGACCAGTTCCACCGGCAACACCTGCAACTG TATCACCGAAACCAAAGGAACCGGGGCGGCGCGTGGTGGCGCCTGGCCGTGGCTCTGCTCAGCGCTCTGTTCGACAGGGGCTTCGTCGctcggggaggtggagcaggacggaggtga